A stretch of the Uranotaenia lowii strain MFRU-FL chromosome 3, ASM2978415v1, whole genome shotgun sequence genome encodes the following:
- the LOC129755232 gene encoding mucin-2-like produces the protein MIFRLLFIVPLVAVCQADIPLLELGLDPEVQQARNAIEPSESENVFAGYSNDRPIVPFPAPSNQCEGGPDVCGYTYDKPSCPWEVRTEYKTATETETKVLTETETKTQTATVTETIPTTIVQTTTSVSRFCGTTNTYLPPLDEQITTVTENPVTRTVTLSATTTTITSRGPPIETTRTIIPTTTIVISQTPFVTNTRTITPTVTSIFTASSTSITRTITPTSTFLSYLPSVSVTRTITPTFTSLVYLDSVTQTRTVTPTSTFLFYEPSVTVNRTVTPTSTSLFYLPSVTVNRTVTPTSTNIYYDATVTVNRTVTPTSTNVFYAVSSTVNRTVTPTSTNLFYAASVTVERTVTPTFTSLITLTSTNTQTRTFTPTFVVQETVDTRTVTRTVTPTFVVQTSVPTTTVTRTITPTSVLTTTASTTNTITRTVTPQASSTTTVTAPVQTVTVRDRSTVTVTPTLSVTPTIYSTITLKPTQSVCKPVNTYLPEPGVSTIIRTETVTERLTETVISCTPTNAYLPSLKSATVNRRETLNRDILPPDDRYNLL, from the exons ATATTCCGTCTACTCTTCATCGTTCCACTCGTGGCGGTCTGTCAAGCAGACATTCCTCTGTTGGAACTGGGACTGGACCCCGAAGTTCAGCAAGCGAGAAATGCGATCGAACCGAGCGAGTCGGAGAACGTATTTGCCGGATACTCGAATGATCGACCGATAGTTCCTTTCCCGGCGCCATCGAACCAGTGCGAAGGAGGACCGGATGTATGCGGATATACCTACGACAAGCCATCCTGCCCATGGGAAGTGCGAACTGAGTACAAAACTGCCACTGAAACCGAAACCAAAGTGCTGACTGAAACCGAGACCAAGACGCAAACTGCAACTGTCACCGAAACCATTCCTACAACTATTGTACAAACAACGACCAGTGTATCTCGATTCTGCGGAACGACCAATACCTACCTTCCACCACTGGACGAACAAATCACTACGGTTACTGAAAACCCCGTGACTAGAACCGTTACCCTTTCAGCCACGACCACTACAATCACTAGCAGAGGTCCCCCAATCGAAACAACTCGCACAATCATCCCCACAACTACCATTGTAATCAGCCAAACTCCATTCGTAACGAACACTCGAACTATCACTCCAACAGTTACCAGCATTTTCACTGCCAGCAGTACATCCATCACTAGAACTATTACTCCCACATCAACATTCCTGTCCTATCTGCCATCGGTCTCTGTAACCAGAACCATTACCCCAACATTCACAAGCCTCGTATACCTCGACTCGGTAACCCAGACACGAACCGTTACCCCAACTTCGACCTTCTTATTCTACGAACCCTCGGTAACGGTAAACCGAACGGTAACTCCAACATCCACCAGCCTATTCTACCTGCCATCGGTAACCGTGAACCGAACAGTAACACCAACAAGTACCAACATCTATTACGATGCCACCGTAACCGTTAACCGAACAGTTACACCCACCTCAACCAATGTGTTCTACGCAGTCTCATCGACGGTTAACCGTACGGTGACGCCAACCTCGACGAATCTCTTCTATGCTGCCTCGGTAACGGTCGAGCGCACCGTTACGCCAACGTTCACCAGTCTGATCACGCTTACATCGACCAACACCCAAACCAGAACCTTCACGCCGACGTTCGTGGTGCAGGAAACCGTCGATACGCGAACAGTAACAAG AACCGTCACGCCAACGTTCGTTGTCCAGACATCGGTACCCACGACGACAGTGACCCGTACCATCACTCCCACGAGTGTCCTCACAACCACGGCCTCCACTACGAACACCATAACTCGCACCGTTACACCACAGGCCTCCAGCACCACTACGGTAACAGCTCCAGTGCAAACCGTAACCGTCCGGGACCGCAGCACAGTGACCGTTACACCTACCCTGTCCGTTACGCCAACCATCTACTCAACCATCACGCTCAAACCAACGCAGTCGGTGTGCAAGCCGGTCAATACCTACCTTCCGGAGCCCGGAGTATCAACAATCATCCGCACCGAAACAGTTACTGAGCGTCTCACGGAAACGGTCATCTCCTGCACCCCAACGAATGCCTACCTTCCATCTCTGAAATCCGCCACCGTAAACCGTCGGGAAACCCTGAACCGTGACATCCTGCCCCCGGACGATCGATACAACCTGCTGTAA